In one Planctomycetota bacterium genomic region, the following are encoded:
- a CDS encoding arylsulfatase → MCAILSCGLLVSLSPVLAAAATPKQNRPSIVYILCDDLGYGDLKCLNPDGKIATPRCDQMARDGMRFTDAHSGSAVCTPTRYGVMTGRYSWRTPLQSGVLGGLSPRLIEPGRVTVASYLKQHGYHTCCVGKWHLGMDWTVLPGKEITKLNIETPDQVHNVDYAKGTTNGPTSVGFDRYFGIASSLDMVPYAFIENNHLTQPIATDKSFAMMLGREGRATRLGPAAADFDAVDVLPTLTREAVAYIDQCAADARDGKPFFLYLPLASPHTPIHPAKQWREKSGLNPYADFVMQTDATVGAVFDTLDKHGLTRDTLVILTSDNGCSPQADFPELLAKQHNPSYHFRGTKADIYEGGHRVPLLVHWPARVKAGSASDRITCLTDLLATCAEIVGTPLPASAGEDSESMLAAMTGESAGAQRQAAVVHHSINGSFAIRDGKWKLCLCPGSGGWSAPRPNIDDASKLPLVQLFDLSTDIGERNNLEGEQPDQVKRLTTLLEDFVAQGRSTPGTAQLNTFEPDIWAAGKKAHQPLPPKPKQRKPQAS, encoded by the coding sequence ATGTGCGCGATCCTATCATGTGGCTTGCTAGTGTCGCTGAGCCCGGTGTTGGCGGCTGCCGCGACACCCAAGCAAAACCGGCCGAGCATTGTTTACATCCTGTGCGACGACTTGGGTTACGGCGATCTCAAGTGCCTGAACCCAGATGGCAAGATCGCCACGCCGCGCTGCGACCAGATGGCCCGCGACGGCATGCGCTTCACCGACGCTCACTCAGGATCGGCGGTTTGCACCCCCACGCGCTACGGCGTGATGACGGGGCGCTATAGCTGGCGCACTCCGCTGCAAAGCGGCGTGCTCGGCGGCCTGAGCCCGCGACTGATCGAGCCCGGTCGGGTGACCGTCGCGTCGTACCTGAAGCAGCACGGCTACCACACTTGTTGCGTTGGCAAGTGGCACCTGGGCATGGACTGGACAGTCTTGCCGGGCAAGGAGATCACCAAGCTCAACATCGAGACTCCCGATCAGGTTCACAACGTCGACTATGCCAAGGGGACGACCAACGGCCCCACCTCAGTAGGCTTTGATCGGTACTTTGGCATCGCCAGCTCACTCGACATGGTTCCTTACGCATTCATCGAGAACAACCACCTGACCCAGCCGATCGCCACCGACAAAAGTTTTGCCATGATGCTCGGCCGTGAAGGGCGCGCCACGCGTCTTGGCCCCGCGGCGGCCGATTTCGACGCCGTCGACGTGCTGCCGACGCTGACGCGCGAGGCGGTGGCCTACATCGACCAGTGCGCCGCCGACGCCCGGGATGGCAAGCCGTTCTTCCTGTACTTGCCACTGGCCTCGCCCCATACTCCGATCCATCCAGCCAAGCAGTGGCGTGAAAAGAGCGGCCTGAACCCTTACGCCGATTTCGTCATGCAAACCGACGCCACGGTCGGAGCGGTCTTCGACACTCTTGACAAGCATGGTCTCACGCGCGACACGCTGGTCATCCTGACCAGCGACAATGGCTGCTCGCCCCAAGCGGACTTTCCCGAACTGCTGGCCAAGCAGCACAACCCCAGCTACCACTTCCGCGGCACCAAAGCCGACATCTACGAGGGGGGGCATCGCGTTCCGCTGCTGGTCCACTGGCCGGCGCGGGTGAAGGCCGGCAGCGCGAGCGACCGGATCACATGCCTGACCGATTTGCTGGCCACATGTGCCGAGATCGTCGGCACGCCGCTGCCGGCCAGCGCCGGCGAGGACAGCGAGAGCATGCTCGCCGCCATGACGGGCGAGTCGGCCGGCGCCCAGCGGCAAGCCGCCGTGGTCCATCACTCGATCAACGGCTCGTTCGCCATCCGCGACGGCAAATGGAAACTCTGCTTGTGCCCGGGCTCGGGTGGCTGGAGCGCGCCGCGCCCCAACATCGACGACGCCAGCAAGCTACCGCTGGTGCAACTGTTCGATCTGTCGACCGACATCGGCGAACGGAACAACTTGGAAGGCGAGCAGCCTGACCAGGTGAAGCGCCTAACTACGTTGCTTGAAGACTTCGTCGCTCAGGGGCGCAGCACGCCGGGCACGGCTCAGCTCAACACCTTTGAACCCGACATCTGGGCAGCCGGCAAGAAAGCACATCAGCCGTTGCCCCCCAAGCCCAAGCAACGGAAGCCACAAGCGTCATGA
- a CDS encoding sulfatase, with the protein MISNASFVRAAVIAGVFCLGLGAHAATIIDARPNVLFCIADDWGWPHAGAYGDPVVKTPTFDRMAREGVLFANAFVSSPSCTPSRSALMTGQYHWRLAEAANLHSTLQTRFRSYSEMLRDNGYAIGHSRKAWGPGKLEPGGRTEDPSGPQFKNFDAFLAQRPKGTPFCYWFGSPDPHRPYEPGTGVGRGMKLADVRVPSCFPDNELVRSDVADYYFEVERFDREVGEAISQLEATGELDNTIIVMTGDHGMPFPRGKSNLYDLGCHVPLVLRWGAKVKPGRVLEDFVSLTDLAPTFLEAAGVAPLAEMTGHSLLPTLLSDRAGWIEPRRHHVIYGKERHVPSQEKGNLGGYPSRAIRTADHLYIRNFAPERWPNGIADGEQSFIGNSYADCDDGPTKTFLIQHQSDPAVRKFFDLAFAKRPAEELYDLKNDPQQLVNVADQPAYHKLKTGLSGALMEELRASGDPRIVGGGEKFDAYPYYGATMATKKQKNKKATDPSS; encoded by the coding sequence ATGATTTCTAACGCATCGTTCGTCCGCGCCGCGGTGATTGCTGGCGTGTTTTGCCTGGGCCTGGGCGCGCACGCGGCCACCATCATCGACGCGCGGCCGAATGTTTTGTTCTGCATTGCGGACGATTGGGGCTGGCCGCACGCCGGCGCTTATGGCGACCCGGTGGTCAAGACGCCGACGTTCGACCGGATGGCCCGCGAAGGGGTGCTGTTCGCCAACGCCTTCGTCTCGTCCCCGTCGTGTACGCCGTCGCGCTCGGCGCTGATGACGGGCCAGTACCACTGGCGGCTGGCCGAGGCGGCCAACTTGCACAGCACGCTCCAGACGCGCTTCCGCTCCTATAGCGAGATGCTCCGCGACAATGGCTACGCCATCGGTCACAGCCGCAAGGCCTGGGGCCCCGGCAAGCTGGAACCGGGCGGGCGCACGGAAGACCCGTCGGGGCCGCAGTTTAAGAACTTCGACGCCTTTCTGGCCCAGCGCCCCAAAGGAACCCCCTTCTGCTATTGGTTCGGCTCCCCCGATCCGCATCGCCCTTACGAGCCAGGGACCGGCGTCGGACGCGGCATGAAGCTGGCCGATGTTCGAGTGCCAAGCTGCTTCCCCGACAACGAGTTGGTCCGCAGCGATGTGGCGGACTATTACTTTGAAGTCGAGCGTTTCGACCGCGAAGTCGGCGAGGCGATTTCACAGCTTGAAGCGACGGGCGAATTGGACAACACGATCATCGTCATGACCGGCGACCACGGCATGCCCTTTCCGCGCGGCAAGAGCAACCTATACGACCTGGGTTGCCATGTCCCCTTGGTGCTGCGCTGGGGCGCCAAGGTCAAGCCGGGACGCGTGCTCGAGGACTTTGTCAGCCTCACCGATTTAGCGCCGACGTTTTTGGAAGCGGCCGGCGTCGCGCCACTGGCCGAGATGACCGGTCATAGCTTGCTGCCGACTCTCCTTTCGGATCGCGCCGGCTGGATCGAGCCGCGACGCCATCACGTGATCTACGGCAAGGAACGTCACGTCCCGTCGCAGGAAAAAGGAAACCTGGGGGGCTATCCGTCGCGGGCCATTCGCACCGCCGATCACCTTTACATTCGCAACTTCGCGCCGGAGCGTTGGCCCAATGGCATTGCCGACGGCGAGCAGTCGTTCATCGGCAACTCCTACGCCGATTGCGACGACGGCCCGACCAAAACATTCTTGATCCAGCACCAGTCCGATCCCGCGGTGCGCAAGTTCTTTGATCTGGCCTTTGCCAAGCGCCCTGCCGAGGAACTTTACGACTTGAAGAACGATCCGCAGCAATTGGTGAACGTCGCCGACCAGCCGGCATACCACAAACTCAAAACTGGCTTGTCTGGAGCGTTGATGGAAGAACTGCGCGCCTCGGGCGACCCGCGCATTGTCGGTGGCGGCGAGAAGTTCGACGCGTATCCGTACTACGGCGCTACGATGGCTACCAAGAAGCAAAAGAACAAAAAAGCAACTGACCCTAGCTCCTGA
- a CDS encoding sulfatase codes for MSIPRTVLALILSLAPLTAGLAAEAKRPNIVFIFSDDHAYQAISAYGDSRRLLQTPNIDRLGVEGMRFDRCLVTNSICGPCRAVILTGKYSHLNGFYNNSNSTFDSSQTTFPKLLQKVGYQTAVIGKWHLMSDPTGFDHWEILPGQGVYYNPPMIRKGERVKHTGYTTDIITDLSLDWLKQRDASRPFLLMMQHKAPHREWSPPLRHLGHDNDRQYEPPATLFDDYSGRGLAVRDQDMTIANTFTPLDAKLAAPNSLNPEQLAEWNKYYEPRNEKFRAANPQGKDLVRWRYNRYMHDYLGCVKAVDESVGRMLKFLDDNGLTENTIVVYSADQGFYLGEHGWFDKRWIFEESLRTPLLVRWPGATKPGSVNSQLVSNLDFAQTFLAAAGVDAPSDMQGNSLVPLLRGEQAANWRKSFYYHYYEYPAPHHVRPHRGVVTDRYKLVHFYKPDVDYWELYDRQQDPLELRNVLDEPASQSVVTELKAELSRLEKELKVPAEAPAWAYGGKRNQVPKIDRTN; via the coding sequence ATGAGCATCCCACGCACCGTTCTGGCTCTGATTCTGTCGCTTGCCCCGCTGACGGCCGGTCTGGCCGCCGAGGCCAAGCGACCGAACATCGTCTTTATCTTCTCGGACGATCACGCCTATCAGGCGATCAGCGCCTATGGCGACTCGCGGCGGTTGTTGCAGACGCCGAACATCGACCGCCTGGGCGTTGAAGGCATGCGCTTCGATCGCTGCCTGGTCACCAATTCGATCTGCGGGCCATGCCGCGCCGTGATCCTGACCGGCAAGTACAGCCATTTGAACGGCTTTTACAACAACTCGAACAGCACCTTCGATAGCTCACAGACCACGTTTCCCAAGCTACTGCAAAAGGTCGGCTACCAGACAGCCGTCATTGGCAAGTGGCACCTGATGAGCGATCCGACTGGCTTCGATCACTGGGAAATCCTGCCTGGCCAGGGGGTCTATTACAACCCGCCGATGATTCGCAAAGGGGAACGAGTCAAGCACACCGGCTACACGACCGACATCATCACTGATCTGAGTCTCGATTGGCTCAAGCAGCGCGATGCGTCGCGGCCGTTTTTGTTGATGATGCAGCACAAGGCCCCGCACCGCGAATGGTCGCCGCCGTTGCGGCACCTGGGCCACGACAACGATCGCCAGTACGAACCGCCGGCCACGCTGTTTGACGATTACTCGGGCCGCGGGCTGGCGGTGCGCGACCAGGACATGACGATTGCCAATACGTTCACGCCGCTCGATGCCAAGCTGGCCGCGCCCAATAGCCTGAACCCTGAACAACTCGCCGAGTGGAACAAGTATTACGAGCCGCGCAACGAGAAGTTCCGCGCCGCCAACCCGCAAGGCAAAGACTTGGTCCGCTGGCGGTATAACCGGTACATGCACGATTACCTAGGCTGCGTCAAAGCGGTCGATGAATCGGTCGGCCGGATGCTGAAGTTCTTGGACGACAACGGCCTGACCGAGAACACCATTGTCGTCTACTCGGCTGACCAGGGGTTCTACCTGGGCGAACACGGCTGGTTCGACAAGCGGTGGATCTTTGAAGAGTCGCTGCGCACGCCGCTGTTGGTCCGCTGGCCCGGGGCGACGAAGCCCGGCAGCGTGAACTCGCAACTGGTCAGCAACCTGGACTTTGCCCAGACATTCCTGGCCGCCGCCGGCGTCGATGCCCCGTCGGACATGCAAGGCAACAGCCTGGTTCCCTTGCTGCGTGGCGAGCAAGCGGCCAACTGGCGCAAGAGCTTTTACTATCACTACTATGAATACCCGGCGCCGCATCACGTGCGGCCCCACCGTGGCGTGGTGACGGATCGCTACAAGTTGGTCCACTTCTACAAGCCCGACGTCGATTACTGGGAGTTGTACGATCGCCAGCAAGACCCGTTGGAACTGCGCAACGTGCTTGACGAGCCGGCGTCGCAATCGGTCGTGACTGAGTTAAAGGCCGAGCTATCACGATTGGAGAAAGAGCTAAAGGTTCCCGCCGAAGCGCCGGCCTGGGCCTATGGGGGCAAACGCAATCAAGTCCCCAAAATCGATCGCACGAATTGA
- a CDS encoding NAD(P)/FAD-dependent oxidoreductase, whose protein sequence is MSNPEHSDVIVIGAGAAGLLAACRGAERGRPTLLLEKNRKPGVKILISGGTRCNLTHDCDERGIIAAFGSAGSFLHSPLAALGPRELVELFHAEGVPTYVEPGTGKVFPRSDRALDVVRALMARLERSGAKLLLGQAVERIERDGARFVISTSERTFTCDKLIVAVGGRSYPGCGTTGDGYRWLAAWGHTIRPPRPALVPLTSDEPWVRELSGITAVDCLVRVVECAKENEAPPQAKKRVKGLPAGVLIERRGALLFTHFGLSGPVALDVSRAVTGAARPSDVELRVDFLPELSAEALDDHLRAAAASDGKKLIVGLVPEALSRRLVEALARQAGLPLDRRAAELSKAERAGWVDALKRAPIHVSGTRGFDKAEVTAGGVALDEVDSRTMQSKLVPNLYLVGEILDLDGFIGGYNFQAAFSTGWLAASSV, encoded by the coding sequence TTGTCCAATCCAGAGCACAGCGACGTGATCGTCATCGGCGCCGGGGCCGCAGGATTGCTGGCCGCGTGCCGCGGCGCCGAGCGCGGCCGGCCGACGCTGCTACTGGAAAAGAACCGCAAGCCGGGCGTGAAGATCCTGATCTCCGGCGGCACGCGGTGCAATCTGACCCACGATTGCGACGAGCGGGGGATCATCGCCGCCTTTGGCTCGGCCGGCAGCTTTCTGCATTCGCCCCTGGCGGCCCTGGGCCCGCGCGAACTGGTCGAGCTGTTCCACGCCGAAGGGGTGCCAACCTACGTCGAGCCAGGGACCGGCAAGGTCTTCCCCCGTAGCGACCGGGCGCTCGACGTGGTGCGGGCGCTGATGGCCCGCCTGGAACGGAGCGGAGCAAAGCTGCTGCTAGGGCAAGCGGTCGAGCGGATCGAACGCGACGGCGCGCGATTCGTGATCTCGACCAGCGAGCGGACGTTCACCTGTGACAAGCTGATCGTCGCCGTCGGCGGGCGCAGCTACCCGGGCTGTGGCACCACGGGTGACGGCTACCGTTGGCTGGCCGCGTGGGGGCATACCATTCGCCCGCCCCGCCCTGCCCTGGTGCCACTGACCAGTGACGAACCCTGGGTGCGCGAGCTGTCGGGCATTACGGCGGTCGATTGCCTGGTCCGCGTCGTCGAGTGCGCCAAGGAAAACGAGGCACCGCCGCAGGCCAAGAAGCGCGTCAAAGGCTTGCCCGCGGGTGTGTTGATCGAACGCCGCGGCGCGCTCCTATTCACTCATTTCGGCCTGTCGGGGCCGGTGGCTCTCGATGTCAGTCGCGCCGTGACCGGCGCCGCGCGGCCCAGCGATGTCGAACTGCGGGTCGATTTTCTGCCCGAGCTGTCGGCCGAGGCGCTCGATGATCACTTGCGCGCCGCCGCGGCCAGCGATGGCAAGAAGCTGATCGTGGGGCTCGTGCCCGAGGCGCTGTCACGCCGGCTGGTCGAAGCGTTGGCCCGACAGGCGGGCTTACCGCTCGACCGGCGCGCGGCCGAGCTGAGCAAAGCGGAAAGGGCCGGCTGGGTCGATGCGCTCAAGCGCGCGCCGATTCATGTCTCGGGAACGCGCGGCTTTGACAAGGCCGAGGTCACCGCCGGCGGCGTGGCGCTCGACGAGGTCGACTCGCGGACCATGCAAAGCAAGCTCGTGCCGAACTTGTACCTGGTGGGCGAGATTCTAGACCTCGACGGGTTCATAGGCGGCTACAACTTTCAGGCGGCGTTCAGCACTGGCTGGTTGGCCGCGTCGAGTGTTTAA
- a CDS encoding PQQ-binding-like beta-propeller repeat protein — translation MRMTAFAAALFTIVASNLQSAENLSYFRADRGLAANDSQPLPDTLSEGELEWRVPVAPGHSTPCVAGDLIVVTTFENDKLATVAFDRASGAERWRQSAPAAKIEEFHKTSSPAAATAASDGQRIYVFFGSYGLLCYDLSGKLLWSKPMGPFQDEFGSSSSPLLIDGKLVLNEDHDLNSFLIAINCADGKTIWQTPREGFTRSYATPIVWNVAGREQLIVAGALQVTSYAVDSGRPLWSLDGFARIVNTTPVAADDLLLVATWSPGGDKESRIAMEPWDATVKQFDKNGDQKLAREEVTNPDVLDRFFRIDLNQDQGLDQQEWERYASVFERARNVLQAIRLKQTSEGTLVPEVAWTYEKGLPYVASPLVYRGVVYLVKDGGILSTLDLQTGKLLKQGRLRGTGSYYASPVAGDGKVYLASDPGVVTILEADGHWQPGDMRELFERIVATPVISDGRIYVRSEKAMYCFVKK, via the coding sequence ATGCGTATGACCGCCTTTGCCGCAGCACTATTCACAATCGTGGCGTCAAATCTCCAGTCCGCCGAGAACCTCTCCTACTTCCGCGCCGATCGGGGCCTGGCGGCCAACGATTCGCAGCCGCTGCCTGACACGCTTTCCGAAGGGGAACTCGAATGGCGCGTGCCGGTGGCGCCGGGGCACTCGACGCCGTGCGTGGCGGGCGATCTGATCGTGGTGACCACGTTCGAGAATGACAAGTTGGCTACCGTGGCGTTCGATCGGGCCAGCGGCGCCGAGCGCTGGCGTCAGTCGGCACCAGCCGCAAAGATCGAAGAGTTCCACAAGACCAGCAGCCCCGCCGCGGCCACGGCCGCCAGCGACGGCCAGCGGATCTATGTCTTCTTTGGCAGCTATGGCCTGCTCTGCTATGACTTGTCGGGCAAGCTGCTCTGGTCCAAGCCGATGGGCCCGTTCCAGGATGAATTCGGCTCGTCCAGTTCGCCGCTGTTGATCGACGGCAAGCTGGTCTTGAACGAAGATCACGACCTGAACAGCTTTCTGATCGCCATCAACTGCGCCGATGGCAAGACCATTTGGCAAACGCCGCGCGAAGGCTTCACGCGCAGCTACGCCACGCCCATCGTCTGGAACGTCGCTGGTCGCGAGCAACTGATCGTGGCCGGCGCGCTGCAAGTGACCAGCTACGCCGTCGACTCGGGACGGCCGCTCTGGTCGCTCGACGGTTTCGCGCGGATCGTCAATACCACGCCGGTGGCGGCTGATGACTTGCTGCTGGTGGCAACATGGAGTCCTGGCGGCGACAAGGAATCGCGGATCGCGATGGAGCCGTGGGACGCGACGGTCAAACAGTTCGATAAGAACGGCGACCAGAAGCTGGCGCGCGAAGAGGTCACCAACCCCGACGTGCTTGATCGGTTCTTTCGCATCGATTTGAACCAGGACCAGGGGCTTGACCAGCAGGAGTGGGAAAGGTACGCCAGCGTGTTTGAACGGGCCCGCAACGTGCTGCAGGCGATTCGCTTGAAGCAAACATCCGAGGGTACGTTGGTGCCCGAGGTGGCTTGGACCTATGAGAAGGGACTGCCGTACGTGGCCAGCCCGCTGGTTTATCGGGGCGTGGTCTACCTGGTGAAGGACGGGGGTATTCTGTCGACGCTCGATCTACAGACCGGCAAGCTGTTGAAGCAAGGCCGGTTGCGCGGCACTGGCTCGTACTACGCTTCGCCGGTGGCCGGCGACGGCAAGGTATACCTGGCCAGCGACCCGGGCGTGGTCACGATACTCGAGGCGGACGGACATTGGCAGCCCGGCGACATGCGCGAATTGTTCGAGCGAATCGTCGCCACGCCGGTGATCAGCGACGGTCGCATTTACGTCCGTTCCGAAAAGGCGATGTATTGCTTTGTGAAGAAGTAA
- a CDS encoding SDR family oxidoreductase codes for MLPGIKQFDLTGRVAIVTGGSKGLGRAMAEGLASAGANLLLISRHEQEAVATAEQIAKDYGRRALGMAADVTKPNEVKEVADRAIKEFGQIDILINNAGINIRGSIDELTLEQFLEVQNVNVTGLWLMARAVVPHMKQRNYGRIVNLSSTLGVVGLANRTPYNASKGAVSIMTRGLGLELAPFKITCNAICPGPFLTPMNEPIANNEDALKNIVGATALKRWGRMEEIQGAAIFLASDAASYVTGSLLTVDGGWTAH; via the coding sequence ATGTTGCCAGGGATCAAGCAGTTCGATCTGACGGGCCGGGTCGCGATCGTCACCGGCGGGTCCAAGGGACTCGGCCGAGCGATGGCCGAAGGTTTGGCTTCGGCCGGGGCGAACCTGCTGTTGATCAGCCGGCATGAACAGGAAGCCGTTGCCACGGCCGAGCAGATTGCCAAGGACTACGGCCGTCGCGCGCTGGGCATGGCGGCTGACGTGACCAAGCCCAACGAGGTCAAGGAAGTGGCCGACAGGGCGATCAAGGAGTTCGGCCAGATCGACATTCTGATCAACAACGCCGGCATCAACATCCGCGGATCGATCGATGAACTGACGCTTGAGCAATTCCTGGAGGTGCAAAACGTCAACGTGACCGGCCTGTGGCTGATGGCTCGGGCCGTGGTCCCCCACATGAAGCAGCGCAACTACGGGCGGATCGTCAATCTGTCAAGCACGCTTGGCGTGGTCGGGCTGGCCAATCGCACGCCATACAACGCCAGCAAAGGAGCCGTCTCAATTATGACCCGCGGGCTGGGGCTGGAGCTCGCGCCGTTCAAGATCACCTGCAACGCGATTTGCCCGGGGCCGTTCCTGACGCCGATGAACGAGCCGATCGCCAACAACGAAGACGCGCTCAAGAACATCGTCGGCGCAACCGCGCTGAAACGCTGGGGCCGCATGGAAGAGATTCAAGGGGCGGCCATTTTCCTGGCCAGCGACGCGGCCAGCTACGTGACCGGCAGCCTGCTAACCGTCGACGGCGGCTGGACGGCACATTAG
- a CDS encoding GNAT family N-acetyltransferase, which produces MASAERIVYRDLRSSDSVAEITELLHEAYRPHAAQGLRYQASYQDEATTRNRLDEGESVVAELHGKIVGTVTLYAPCADSICETYRRPGIYKFGQFAVQPSLQRRGIGLRMIKLMEQRARKCQATHLALDTAEQATHLIAWYARLGFQPVDKVCWPETNYQSVVLMKTLDEPAKS; this is translated from the coding sequence TTGGCTAGCGCTGAACGAATTGTTTATCGCGATCTCCGCTCCAGCGATTCGGTGGCCGAAATCACCGAGCTGCTGCACGAAGCCTACCGGCCGCACGCGGCCCAGGGGTTGCGCTACCAAGCTTCGTACCAGGACGAAGCGACCACGCGCAATCGGCTGGACGAAGGCGAATCGGTCGTCGCTGAACTGCACGGCAAGATCGTCGGCACGGTCACGCTCTATGCGCCGTGCGCCGATTCGATCTGCGAAACCTATCGCCGGCCGGGCATCTATAAGTTCGGCCAATTCGCTGTGCAGCCTTCGTTGCAGCGGCGGGGGATCGGGCTGCGGATGATCAAGCTGATGGAGCAGCGGGCGCGAAAGTGCCAGGCCACGCATCTGGCCCTCGACACCGCTGAGCAGGCGACGCATCTGATCGCCTGGTACGCGCGGCTTGGTTTCCAGCCGGTCGACAAAGTTTGTTGGCCCGAGACGAACTATCAGAGCGTCGTGCTGATGAAAACGCTCGACGAGCCGGCCAAGTCATAA
- the kdsA gene encoding 3-deoxy-8-phosphooctulonate synthase, whose translation MPDNPVQIGSYRCGRGQPLLVIAGPCVIESLELTLSIAGRLRELADTLGVQLVFKASFDKANRTSGAAFRGAGLDGGLEVLQRVKEKTGLPVTTDIHESHQAAPVAEVCDVLQIPAFLARQSDLLVAAAKTGRVVHVKKGQFMAPWDMRHVVDKLAGAGCSRVMLCERGTFFGYGRLVNDFRSISQMQTHGVPVIFDATHSVQEPGGLGAATGGNRAFVEPLARAAVAVGVDGLFFETHPEPDRSPSDGPNMVPLADFPGVLQRILKLRAAVEAL comes from the coding sequence GTGCCCGACAATCCGGTTCAGATTGGTTCTTACCGTTGCGGTCGTGGGCAGCCGCTCTTGGTCATCGCTGGACCGTGCGTGATCGAATCGCTTGAGCTGACACTGTCGATTGCTGGACGACTGCGCGAGTTGGCCGACACACTCGGCGTACAGTTGGTCTTCAAAGCTTCATTCGACAAGGCGAATCGTACCAGCGGCGCCGCTTTCCGCGGCGCGGGGCTCGACGGGGGCCTTGAAGTCTTGCAACGCGTGAAAGAAAAAACGGGCCTCCCCGTTACGACCGACATTCACGAATCACACCAGGCAGCCCCGGTGGCCGAAGTCTGCGACGTGCTGCAAATTCCGGCCTTCCTGGCGCGGCAGTCCGACTTGCTGGTCGCCGCTGCCAAGACCGGCCGCGTGGTCCACGTGAAGAAGGGGCAGTTCATGGCCCCCTGGGACATGCGCCACGTGGTCGACAAGCTGGCCGGCGCTGGTTGCTCGCGCGTGATGCTGTGCGAGCGAGGAACTTTCTTTGGCTATGGCCGGCTGGTCAACGACTTTCGCAGCATCAGCCAAATGCAAACTCACGGCGTGCCGGTGATCTTCGACGCCACGCATAGCGTGCAAGAGCCGGGGGGCCTGGGGGCGGCCACCGGCGGTAATCGAGCCTTTGTCGAGCCGCTGGCCCGGGCGGCCGTGGCCGTCGGCGTCGATGGCTTGTTCTTCGAGACCCATCCCGAGCCCGATCGCTCGCCCAGCGACGGTCCCAACATGGTCCCGCTGGCGGACTTTCCCGGGGTGTTGCAGCGGATACTTAAATTGCGCGCCGCGGTCGAAGCCTTGTGA
- a CDS encoding DUF1501 domain-containing protein, which translates to MNQPSRCRGPITRRDVLKLGALGLGGLTLSDLLRGEAQAGIGRSAKAIIMVYMAGAPSHQDTFDLKPNAPSEIRGEFEPIDTNVPGIRICEHLPRLAGMMDKLVPIRSMHGSPSGDHDSFICYTGRSKLRQPPGGWPAIGSVVSRLLGPTDPSVPPFAGLAPKAGHPPYGSPGLPGFLGPAHAAFRPFGETMDDLVLQGITVDRLRERKTLLAKLDRYRRVADRTGTMSAFDEYAQQAFGLLTSSRVVDALDLSKESPQIRERYGKGDSKNFGDGAPRNLEHFLMARRLVEAGVRVVTLNFGRWDFHSNNFNGMRDTHLPQFDQGLSALIEDLHARGMARDVAVVAWGEFGRTPIINKDAGRDHWPQVGCALLAGGGFRTGQVIGATDRLGATIAQRPVHFGEVFASLYRHLGIELNQAPVQDLAGRPQYLTDEHAPLPELG; encoded by the coding sequence ATGAATCAACCGAGCCGCTGTCGCGGACCAATCACCCGTCGCGATGTTCTCAAGCTTGGCGCTTTAGGTCTGGGCGGACTGACGCTTTCGGATCTACTGCGCGGCGAGGCCCAGGCCGGGATCGGTCGCTCCGCGAAAGCGATCATCATGGTCTACATGGCCGGCGCGCCGTCTCACCAAGACACGTTTGATCTCAAGCCCAACGCGCCGAGCGAAATCCGTGGCGAGTTCGAGCCGATCGACACCAACGTGCCTGGCATTCGCATTTGCGAGCACTTGCCACGGCTGGCCGGCATGATGGACAAGCTGGTGCCCATTCGCTCGATGCACGGCTCGCCGAGCGGCGACCACGATTCGTTCATTTGCTACACTGGCCGCTCCAAGCTGCGCCAGCCCCCCGGCGGCTGGCCGGCAATCGGCTCGGTGGTGTCGCGATTGTTGGGGCCCACCGACCCGTCGGTGCCGCCATTTGCGGGCTTGGCGCCCAAGGCGGGGCATCCGCCCTATGGATCGCCGGGATTGCCGGGGTTCTTGGGGCCCGCCCATGCCGCCTTCCGGCCGTTTGGCGAAACAATGGACGATCTGGTGTTGCAAGGCATCACGGTTGATCGGCTGCGCGAGCGCAAAACGCTGCTTGCCAAGCTCGATCGATATCGCCGTGTAGCCGATCGGACGGGCACGATGAGCGCTTTTGACGAGTACGCGCAACAGGCGTTCGGCCTGCTCACTTCCAGTCGCGTGGTTGATGCGCTCGACCTGTCGAAAGAATCGCCCCAGATTCGCGAGCGCTATGGAAAAGGAGACTCCAAGAACTTTGGGGACGGCGCGCCGCGCAATCTGGAACACTTTTTGATGGCCCGCCGACTGGTCGAGGCCGGCGTGCGCGTCGTCACCTTGAACTTTGGCCGCTGGGATTTCCACAGCAATAACTTCAACGGCATGCGCGACACCCATCTCCCTCAATTCGATCAGGGGCTCTCGGCCTTGATCGAGGACTTGCACGCGCGCGGCATGGCCCGCGACGTGGCCGTGGTGGCCTGGGGCGAATTTGGCCGCACGCCGATCATCAACAAGGACGCCGGCCGCGACCATTGGCCGCAAGTGGGTTGCGCCCTCTTGGCTGGTGGCGGTTTCCGCACGGGCCAAGTGATCGGCGCGACAGATCGGTTGGGGGCCACGATTGCGCAGCGTCCGGTCCACTTTGGCGAAGTCTTCGCTTCCCTCTATCGCCACCTGGGAATCGAACTCAACCAGGCGCCCGTCCAGGATCTGGCCGGTCGGCCACAATACCTGACCGACGAGCATGCCCCATTGCCCGAATTGGGCTAA